One Micromonospora sp. FIMYZ51 genomic window carries:
- a CDS encoding type IV toxin-antitoxin system AbiEi family antitoxin domain-containing protein: MRTPPPEFADLAERQQQIVSRVQLLAAGFDDMYLYRQARRGLWQRVLPATYALVTGALTDEQRRISAALYAGGEAQLTGLAALNWYGFRQCPSTQAVHLVVPHHARRKSAGHAVISRALALDERARSTPLYPVCSPARAVVDAARDLRQLRPVRAVVAEAIQRGYADLASLDEEIRRARRSRTALVRKAFSEVMQGTRSAPEAELRECLAESPALAEIHWNPRLLDPGGRSLPTPDGYLPDAAVALEVDSQEYHLRPADWARTLDRHNELSRHGILVLHFTPAQIRREPRRVRRMVTDAYESRRGLGATTGVRVDPRPDPAR; encoded by the coding sequence ATGCGTACCCCTCCACCCGAGTTCGCCGACCTGGCCGAGCGGCAACAGCAGATCGTCAGCCGAGTGCAACTGCTCGCGGCTGGCTTCGACGACATGTACCTGTACCGACAGGCCCGGCGCGGCCTGTGGCAGCGCGTCCTACCCGCGACGTACGCCCTGGTCACCGGCGCCCTGACCGACGAGCAACGGCGGATCTCCGCGGCCCTCTACGCCGGCGGCGAGGCGCAGCTCACCGGGCTGGCCGCCCTCAACTGGTACGGCTTCCGGCAGTGTCCCAGCACCCAGGCCGTACACCTGGTCGTGCCGCATCACGCGCGCCGCAAGTCCGCCGGGCACGCGGTGATCTCGCGGGCCCTGGCCCTGGACGAGCGGGCCCGCAGCACGCCGCTCTACCCGGTCTGTTCGCCGGCCCGCGCGGTGGTCGACGCGGCGCGGGACCTGCGCCAGCTACGCCCGGTGCGGGCGGTCGTCGCCGAGGCCATCCAGCGGGGGTACGCCGACCTCGCGTCGCTGGACGAGGAGATCCGCCGGGCACGGCGCAGCCGGACGGCGCTGGTCAGGAAGGCGTTCTCCGAAGTGATGCAGGGTACGCGCTCGGCGCCCGAGGCCGAGTTGCGGGAGTGCCTGGCGGAGAGCCCGGCGCTGGCGGAGATCCACTGGAATCCGCGGCTACTCGACCCGGGCGGCCGGTCCCTGCCGACGCCCGACGGCTACCTCCCGGACGCGGCCGTGGCGTTGGAGGTCGACTCGCAGGAATACCATCTCCGCCCGGCCGACTGGGCGCGCACCCTCGACCGGCACAACGAACTCAGTCGGCACGGCATCCTGGTCCTGCACTTCACGCCCGCGCAGATCCGCCGCGAGCCGCGCCGGGTGCGGCGCATGGTGACCGACGCGTACGAGTCCCGGCGGGGTCTTGGTGCCACTACCGGAGTACGGGTCGACCCGCGGCCAGACCCTGCCCGCTGA
- a CDS encoding acyl-CoA dehydrogenase family protein, translating to MSEKEARQVAESARQRAWDRPSFGRELFLGRLRLDLINPWPRPDPAEEERAAEFLGRLRDYVATEVDGAAIERDARIPDEVFQGLARLGAFGMKIDREYGGLGLSNLHYCRALMLAGSVSPAIGALLSAHQSIGVPQPLKMFGTAEQKQRFLPRLAAGEVSAFLLTEPDVGSDPARLATTAEPTPDGTGYRLNGVKLWATNGTVATHLVVMARVPKAAGRKGGITAFVVDGDAEGITVERRNGFLGLRGLENSLTRFHDVFVPRENVIGGEGQGLRIALSTLNTGRLSLPAMCVGAGKWALNVAREWSAERVQWGRPVGEHDAVAQKLAFIAATTYGMETMLELSCLLADDDRNDIRIEAALVKLYASEMAWRVADELIQIRGGRGYETADSLAARGERPAAVEQMLRDLRINRIFEGSTEIMHLLIAREAVDAHLSVAGDIIDPDAGLSRKAKAGARAGAFYARWLPTLAVGKGQQPGAYADFGPLAGHLRYVERAARKLARSTFYAMSRWQGKLERKQAFLGRVVDIGAELFAMSAVCVRAWAQRQQRPENLELADLFCRQARVRVDALFTALWQNTDSLDVTAAKRILAGRYGALEDGIIPPPGDLPWVAPVSHGPSKVTKDARRHLPPPG from the coding sequence GTGTCCGAGAAGGAAGCACGCCAGGTCGCCGAGTCGGCCCGGCAGCGCGCCTGGGACCGGCCCAGCTTCGGCAGGGAACTCTTCCTCGGCCGGTTGCGACTCGACCTGATCAACCCCTGGCCCCGGCCTGACCCGGCCGAGGAGGAACGGGCGGCGGAGTTTCTCGGTCGGCTCCGCGACTACGTCGCCACCGAGGTCGACGGCGCGGCGATCGAACGGGACGCGCGCATTCCGGACGAGGTGTTCCAGGGACTGGCCCGGCTCGGCGCGTTCGGCATGAAGATCGATCGGGAGTACGGCGGGCTCGGGCTGAGCAACCTGCACTACTGCCGGGCGCTGATGCTTGCCGGTTCGGTGAGCCCGGCGATCGGCGCGTTGCTGTCCGCGCACCAGTCGATCGGCGTACCGCAGCCGCTGAAGATGTTCGGCACCGCTGAGCAGAAGCAGCGCTTCCTGCCCCGGCTGGCGGCCGGTGAGGTCTCCGCGTTCCTGCTCACCGAGCCGGACGTCGGTTCCGACCCGGCCCGCCTGGCGACCACCGCGGAGCCGACTCCGGACGGCACCGGCTACCGGCTCAACGGCGTCAAGCTCTGGGCCACCAACGGCACGGTGGCCACCCATCTCGTGGTGATGGCCCGGGTGCCGAAGGCCGCCGGCCGCAAGGGCGGGATCACCGCGTTCGTGGTCGACGGCGACGCCGAGGGCATCACCGTCGAACGGCGCAACGGCTTCCTCGGCCTGCGCGGCCTGGAGAACAGCCTCACCCGCTTCCACGATGTCTTCGTGCCCAGGGAGAACGTCATCGGCGGCGAGGGCCAGGGGCTCCGGATCGCGCTGAGCACGCTGAACACCGGCCGGCTGTCGCTGCCGGCGATGTGCGTGGGCGCCGGCAAGTGGGCGCTGAACGTGGCTCGGGAGTGGTCCGCCGAGCGGGTCCAGTGGGGTCGGCCGGTCGGAGAGCACGATGCGGTGGCGCAGAAGCTCGCCTTCATCGCCGCGACCACGTACGGCATGGAGACCATGCTGGAGCTGAGTTGCCTGCTCGCCGACGACGACCGCAACGACATCCGGATCGAGGCGGCGCTGGTGAAGCTCTACGCCAGTGAGATGGCGTGGCGGGTCGCCGACGAGCTGATCCAGATCCGTGGCGGCCGGGGATACGAGACGGCAGATTCGCTGGCCGCCCGGGGCGAGCGCCCGGCCGCGGTCGAGCAGATGCTGCGGGACCTGCGGATCAACCGGATCTTCGAGGGCTCCACCGAGATCATGCACCTGCTGATCGCCCGCGAGGCGGTGGACGCGCACCTCTCCGTCGCCGGGGACATCATCGACCCCGACGCCGGGCTGAGCCGAAAGGCGAAGGCGGGTGCCCGGGCGGGCGCGTTCTACGCCCGCTGGCTGCCGACCCTCGCGGTCGGCAAGGGCCAGCAACCCGGCGCGTACGCGGATTTCGGCCCGCTCGCCGGGCACCTGCGGTACGTCGAGCGCGCCGCCCGGAAGCTGGCCCGGTCGACCTTCTACGCGATGTCCCGCTGGCAGGGCAAGCTGGAGCGCAAGCAGGCGTTCCTCGGCCGGGTGGTGGACATCGGCGCCGAGTTGTTCGCGATGAGCGCGGTCTGCGTCCGGGCCTGGGCGCAGCGGCAGCAGCGGCCGGAGAACCTCGAACTGGCGGATCTGTTCTGCCGCCAGGCCCGGGTCCGGGTCGACGCGCTCTTCACCGCCCTCTGGCAGAACACCGATTCGCTCGACGTGACGGCGGCGAAGCGGATCCTCGCCGGCCGCTACGGCGCGCTTGAGGACGGCATCATCCCGCCACCCGGCGACCTGCCCTGGGTGGCCCCGGTCAGCCACGGTCCCTCGAAAGTCACGAAGGATGCCCGCCGTCATCTCCCCCCACCCGGCTGA
- a CDS encoding metalloregulator ArsR/SmtB family transcription factor, with product MTNGSGYDAYEGASELLRALSAPIRLAIVSELASGERCVHELVDTLGVAQPLVSQHLRVLRGAGVVRGSRRGREIAYALVDEHVAHIVADAVSHAGEGS from the coding sequence GTGACCAACGGATCCGGCTACGACGCGTACGAGGGCGCCAGCGAGCTCCTGCGCGCCCTCTCGGCGCCGATCCGGCTGGCCATCGTCAGCGAACTGGCCAGCGGTGAGCGCTGCGTACACGAGTTGGTGGACACGCTCGGCGTCGCGCAGCCGCTGGTCTCGCAGCATCTGCGGGTGCTACGCGGCGCCGGGGTGGTGCGCGGGTCCCGGCGCGGCCGGGAGATCGCGTACGCCCTGGTCGACGAACACGTCGCGCACATCGTGGCGGATGCGGTAAGCCATGCCGGGGAGGGATCATGA
- a CDS encoding SIS domain-containing protein, whose protein sequence is MTLTADGYLATVTATMHRVAQSQRDQVARAADLIAEAIRADGVVHAFGTGHSEALAMEIAGRAGGLVPTNRIALRDLVLHGGAPVDVLGPKLERDPSVAHRLYDLAPIGPADVFVLASNSGVNGAIVEFAALVRQRGHGLVAITSAEHSARMESRHPSGRKLADFADVVLDNGAPYGDATLPLPDGGAVGAVSSITAALLAQQIVVEVVARLVAAGERPPVYRSANIAGGDAHNDALEARYAGRIRRGS, encoded by the coding sequence ATGACGTTGACTGCCGACGGCTACCTGGCCACGGTGACCGCGACCATGCACCGGGTGGCGCAGAGCCAGCGTGACCAGGTGGCGCGGGCCGCCGATCTGATCGCCGAGGCGATCCGGGCCGACGGGGTGGTGCACGCCTTCGGGACCGGGCACTCCGAGGCCCTGGCCATGGAGATCGCCGGTCGGGCCGGCGGGCTGGTGCCGACAAACCGGATCGCCCTGCGCGACCTGGTGCTGCACGGCGGTGCGCCGGTCGACGTGCTCGGACCGAAGCTGGAACGGGACCCCTCGGTCGCCCACCGCCTCTACGATCTCGCCCCGATCGGGCCGGCCGACGTGTTCGTGCTCGCCTCCAACTCCGGGGTGAACGGGGCGATTGTGGAGTTCGCGGCGCTGGTCCGGCAGCGCGGGCACGGGCTGGTGGCGATCACCTCGGCGGAGCACTCGGCCCGGATGGAGTCCCGCCACCCGTCCGGCCGCAAACTCGCCGACTTCGCCGATGTGGTGTTGGACAACGGCGCCCCGTACGGCGATGCGACCCTGCCGTTGCCGGACGGTGGCGCGGTCGGCGCGGTCTCCTCGATCACCGCCGCCCTGCTGGCCCAGCAGATCGTGGTGGAGGTGGTGGCCCGGCTGGTGGCGGCGGGCGAGCGTCCGCCGGTCTACCGGTCCGCCAACATCGCCGGCGGCGATGCCCACAACGACGCCCTGGAGGCCCGGTACGCGGGCCGGATCCGCCGCGGCTCCTGA
- a CDS encoding metal ABC transporter permease — MSLFQYEFMLRALIGALIIGLAAPALGIYLVQRRLALIGDGIGHVALTGVGAGLLFQTSPVIMAVIAATIGAIAIELIRERGRTSGDLALALLFYGGIAGGVVLVGLSDSTNANLNAYLFGALTTTSRDDLVTIAVLGVAVLITMVALRPALFAVCHDEEYARVSGLPVRALNLLLAVTTAITVTIAMRAVGVLLISALMVVPVATAQQVTRGFRATMAAAMALGLFAAGAGIWLAAVADTAPGASVVVLAIASFIVVTLVAAGWRRIRRTRPEPAPAPEPPEVVLHSS; from the coding sequence GTGAGTCTCTTCCAGTACGAGTTCATGCTGCGCGCCCTGATCGGCGCGCTGATCATCGGCCTGGCCGCGCCGGCGCTCGGCATCTACCTGGTGCAGCGACGACTGGCGCTGATCGGGGACGGCATCGGGCACGTCGCGCTGACCGGTGTCGGTGCCGGCCTGCTCTTCCAGACCTCGCCCGTGATCATGGCGGTGATCGCGGCCACCATCGGTGCGATCGCCATCGAGCTGATCCGCGAGCGCGGGCGTACCTCCGGTGACCTGGCACTCGCCCTGCTCTTCTACGGCGGCATCGCCGGCGGCGTGGTGCTGGTCGGGCTCTCCGACAGCACCAACGCCAACCTCAACGCGTACCTGTTCGGGGCGCTCACCACGACCTCCCGCGACGACCTGGTGACCATCGCGGTGCTCGGCGTGGCCGTGCTGATCACGATGGTCGCGCTCCGGCCGGCGCTCTTCGCGGTCTGCCACGACGAGGAGTACGCCCGGGTCTCCGGCCTGCCGGTACGCGCGCTCAACCTGCTGCTCGCGGTCACCACCGCGATCACGGTGACGATCGCGATGCGGGCGGTCGGCGTCCTGCTGATCAGCGCGTTGATGGTGGTCCCGGTGGCCACCGCTCAGCAGGTGACCCGCGGCTTCCGCGCCACCATGGCGGCGGCGATGGCACTTGGCCTCTTCGCGGCCGGCGCCGGGATCTGGCTGGCGGCGGTCGCCGACACCGCACCCGGTGCCTCGGTGGTGGTGCTCGCGATCGCCTCGTTCATCGTGGTCACCCTGGTCGCGGCCGGCTGGCGCCGGATCCGCCGGACCCGGCCGGAGCCGGCACCCGCGCCCGAACCGCCCGAGGTGGTGCTGCACAGCTCCTGA
- a CDS encoding glycine--tRNA ligase: protein MPADRIDAIVSLAKRRGFVFPSSEIYGGTRSAWDYGPLGVELKENVRRQWWKTMVQQRDDVVGLDSAVILARDVWAASGHLDAFVDPLTECQSCHKRFRADHLEEAYEAKHGKSPASLTELNCPNCGNKGTFTEPKMFNGLMKTYLGPVESDEGLHYLRPETAQGIFVNYKNVETVARKKPPFGIAQTGKSFRNEITPGNFIFRTREFEQMEMEFFVEPGTDEQWHEYWLSERWNWYIDLGLSESNLRFYEHPKEKLSHYSKRTVDIEYRFQFGGTEFAELEGVANRTDFDLSTHSKHSGVDLSYFDQTKGERWVPYVIEPAAGLTRAVLAFLLEAYDEDEAPNTKGGVDKRTVMRFDPRLAPVKVAVLPLSRNEALSPKAKQLAADLRKRWVVEFDDSQAIGRRYRRQDEIGTPFCVTVDFETLDDNAVTIRNRDTMAQERITLDQVERYLIDHLPGC, encoded by the coding sequence ATGCCAGCCGACCGAATCGACGCCATCGTCAGCCTCGCCAAGCGCCGGGGCTTCGTCTTTCCCTCCAGCGAGATCTACGGAGGCACCCGGTCGGCGTGGGACTACGGTCCGCTCGGCGTGGAACTCAAGGAGAACGTCCGCCGGCAGTGGTGGAAGACCATGGTCCAGCAGCGCGACGACGTGGTCGGCCTGGACTCCGCGGTGATCCTGGCCCGCGACGTGTGGGCCGCCTCCGGCCACCTGGACGCCTTCGTCGACCCGCTGACCGAGTGCCAGTCCTGCCACAAGCGGTTCCGCGCCGACCACCTGGAGGAGGCGTACGAGGCCAAGCACGGCAAGTCGCCGGCCTCGCTTACCGAGCTGAACTGCCCCAACTGCGGCAACAAGGGCACCTTCACCGAGCCGAAGATGTTCAACGGCCTGATGAAGACCTACCTCGGCCCGGTGGAGAGCGACGAGGGGCTGCACTACCTGCGCCCGGAGACCGCCCAGGGCATCTTCGTCAACTACAAGAACGTCGAGACGGTGGCCCGGAAGAAGCCGCCGTTCGGCATCGCGCAGACCGGCAAGTCGTTCCGCAACGAGATCACCCCGGGCAACTTCATCTTCCGTACCCGCGAGTTCGAGCAGATGGAGATGGAGTTCTTCGTCGAGCCGGGCACCGACGAGCAGTGGCACGAGTACTGGCTCTCCGAGCGCTGGAACTGGTACATCGACCTCGGCCTGTCCGAGAGCAACCTGCGCTTCTACGAGCACCCGAAGGAGAAGCTCTCCCACTACTCCAAGCGGACGGTCGACATCGAGTACCGCTTCCAGTTCGGCGGCACCGAGTTCGCCGAGCTGGAGGGCGTCGCCAACCGCACCGACTTCGACCTCTCCACGCACAGCAAGCACTCCGGCGTCGACCTGTCCTACTTCGACCAGACCAAGGGCGAGCGCTGGGTGCCGTACGTGATCGAGCCGGCCGCCGGCCTGACCCGCGCGGTGCTGGCGTTCCTGCTGGAGGCGTACGACGAGGACGAGGCGCCGAACACCAAGGGCGGCGTGGACAAGCGGACCGTGATGCGCTTCGACCCGCGACTGGCGCCCGTCAAGGTGGCCGTGCTGCCGCTGTCCCGCAACGAGGCGCTCTCGCCCAAGGCCAAGCAGCTCGCCGCCGACCTGCGCAAGCGCTGGGTGGTCGAGTTCGACGACTCGCAGGCGATCGGTCGCCGCTACCGCCGGCAGGACGAGATCGGCACCCCGTTCTGCGTCACCGTCGACTTCGAAACCCTTGACGACAACGCGGTGACCATCCGCAACCGGGACACCATGGCCCAGGAGCGGATCACCCTGGACCAGGTCGAGCGATACCTCATCGACCACCTCCCCGGCTGCTGA
- the dusB gene encoding tRNA dihydrouridine synthase DusB, with the protein MRPLTLGRHQVWPPVVLAPMAGITNVGFRQLCREQGGGIYVCEMITTVALVERNPKTLRMIAFGTDESPRSLQLYGTDPETTAAAVRIVVEKDLADHVDLNFGCPVPKVTRRGGGAALPWRRRLFARLVRAAVDAAVPAGVPVTVKMRKGIDDDHLTYVEAGLAAQEAGVAAVALHGRTAAQRYSGTADWDAIATLKQALDVPVLGNGDIWEADDALRMVAHTGVDGVVIGRGCLGRPWLFADLAAAFDGAAQRRLPSLGEVAVTMRRHAELLVEQFTAGARNAARGERDGCTDFRKHVAWYLKGFPVGSELRRALAMIDSLAQLDDLLGKLDPTVPFPVETLGQPRGRTNSPGKVFLPDGWLASRDDDTVPVGAELADSGG; encoded by the coding sequence CTGCGCCCGCTGACGCTGGGGCGGCATCAGGTGTGGCCGCCGGTGGTGCTGGCGCCGATGGCGGGCATCACAAATGTCGGGTTCCGTCAGCTCTGTCGGGAGCAGGGCGGTGGCATCTACGTCTGCGAGATGATCACCACGGTCGCCCTGGTCGAGCGTAATCCGAAGACGCTGCGGATGATCGCGTTCGGAACGGACGAATCGCCGCGCAGCCTCCAGCTCTACGGCACCGATCCGGAGACCACCGCCGCCGCGGTGCGGATCGTGGTGGAAAAGGATCTCGCAGACCATGTGGACCTGAACTTCGGCTGCCCGGTGCCGAAGGTCACCCGGCGCGGCGGCGGTGCCGCGTTGCCGTGGCGGCGTCGGCTCTTCGCCCGGCTGGTGCGGGCTGCGGTGGACGCGGCGGTACCCGCCGGGGTGCCGGTCACGGTGAAGATGCGCAAGGGCATCGACGACGACCATCTGACGTACGTCGAGGCGGGGCTGGCCGCGCAGGAGGCCGGGGTCGCGGCGGTGGCCCTGCATGGGCGTACGGCCGCGCAGCGGTACTCGGGCACTGCGGACTGGGACGCCATCGCCACCCTCAAGCAGGCGCTCGACGTGCCGGTGCTGGGCAACGGTGACATCTGGGAGGCCGACGACGCGCTGCGGATGGTGGCGCACACCGGCGTCGACGGGGTGGTGATCGGGCGCGGCTGTCTGGGCCGGCCGTGGCTCTTCGCCGACCTGGCCGCCGCGTTCGACGGTGCCGCCCAGCGGCGGCTGCCCAGCCTCGGCGAGGTGGCGGTGACCATGCGGCGGCACGCCGAGCTGCTGGTCGAGCAGTTCACCGCGGGAGCCCGCAACGCGGCCCGGGGGGAGCGGGACGGCTGCACCGATTTCCGTAAGCACGTCGCCTGGTACCTCAAGGGTTTCCCGGTCGGCAGCGAACTGCGCCGCGCGCTGGCGATGATCGACAGCCTGGCCCAGCTGGACGACCTGCTCGGCAAGCTGGATCCGACCGTGCCCTTCCCGGTGGAGACGCTGGGTCAGCCGCGCGGGCGGACCAACTCCCCGGGCAAGGTCTTCCTGCCCGACGGCTGGCTGGCCAGCCGCGACGACGACACGGTTCCGGTGGGTGCCGAGTTGGCCGACTCGGGCGGCTGA
- a CDS encoding metal ABC transporter substrate-binding protein produces MSFRPTPRALAVSTAALLALAGVTACSADDGPAGADPQRVDVVAGFYPLQFLAERIGGDAVAVTNLARPGAEPHDLELNPGQVGQISEAELVVVLRGFQPAVDEAVAQNAGDRVFDVAEIEPLLPATAGGHDHEHGDDHADEQDHADDHADEQDHAEEGTADARDPHVWLDPTRLATIGDRLAERLGAVDPDRAGEYTQRAGALRTELETLDTEFTEGLATCQRREIVVSHAAFGYLAQKYQLAQIGITGLSPEDEPSPQRLAEVIREAREHNATTIFFETLVSPKVAETIAREVGAQTAVLDPIEGLSAENGGDYLSVMRTNLQTLRTALSCS; encoded by the coding sequence ATGAGCTTCCGCCCGACCCCGCGCGCCCTGGCCGTCAGCACGGCCGCCCTGCTCGCCCTGGCCGGCGTCACCGCCTGTTCCGCCGACGACGGTCCGGCCGGCGCCGACCCGCAGCGGGTCGACGTGGTGGCCGGCTTCTACCCGTTGCAGTTCCTGGCCGAGCGGATCGGCGGAGACGCCGTGGCCGTGACAAACCTGGCCCGGCCCGGTGCCGAGCCGCACGACCTGGAACTCAACCCGGGCCAGGTCGGGCAGATCAGCGAGGCGGAGTTGGTCGTCGTTCTGCGCGGCTTCCAGCCCGCCGTGGACGAGGCGGTGGCGCAGAACGCCGGTGACCGGGTCTTCGACGTGGCGGAGATCGAGCCGCTGCTGCCGGCCACGGCCGGCGGCCACGACCACGAGCACGGTGACGACCATGCCGACGAGCAGGACCACGCCGACGACCATGCCGACGAGCAGGACCACGCCGAGGAAGGGACGGCGGACGCCCGGGACCCGCACGTCTGGCTCGACCCGACCCGGCTGGCCACCATCGGCGACCGGCTGGCCGAGCGGCTCGGCGCCGTCGACCCGGACCGGGCCGGCGAGTACACCCAGCGGGCCGGCGCGCTGCGTACCGAGTTGGAGACGCTGGACACCGAGTTCACCGAAGGGCTGGCGACCTGCCAGCGCCGGGAGATCGTGGTCAGCCACGCCGCCTTCGGCTACCTGGCCCAGAAGTACCAGTTGGCGCAGATCGGCATCACCGGGCTCTCGCCGGAGGACGAGCCGTCGCCGCAGCGGCTGGCCGAGGTGATCCGGGAGGCGCGGGAGCACAACGCCACCACGATCTTCTTCGAGACGCTGGTCAGCCCCAAGGTCGCCGAGACCATCGCCCGGGAGGTGGGCGCGCAGACGGCGGTGCTGGATCCGATCGAGGGCCTGTCCGCGGAGAACGGCGGGGACTACCTTTCGGTGATGCGCACCAACCTACAGACCCTACGAACGGCGTTGAGCTGCTCGTGA
- a CDS encoding ABC transporter ATP-binding protein yields MTSDVISVTHGVVGYDGRPVLRDVSLTVTGGEVVAILGANGSGKSTLVRAVLGLVPLSAGSVHLFGHPVRRFRQWHRVGYVPQRLGAGSGVPATVAEVVASGRLARRGILRPPGRADRAAVAEALHAVGLADRAKDPVATLSGGQQQRTLIARALAGQPELLVLDEPTAGVDVVSQEAFAGALRGFADAGGTVLLVAHELGPLRPLISRAVVVHQGVVAHDGAVPDPAGHHAAPDHDHVHPHGPEEPAGLWSTP; encoded by the coding sequence GTGACCTCTGACGTCATCTCCGTCACGCACGGGGTGGTCGGCTACGACGGCCGCCCCGTGCTTCGTGACGTCTCGCTGACCGTGACCGGCGGTGAGGTGGTCGCGATCCTCGGTGCCAACGGCTCCGGCAAGTCCACCCTGGTCCGCGCCGTGCTCGGGCTGGTCCCGCTCAGCGCCGGCTCGGTGCACCTCTTCGGCCACCCGGTGCGCCGGTTCCGGCAGTGGCACCGCGTCGGGTACGTCCCGCAGCGCCTCGGGGCGGGCAGCGGCGTACCGGCCACGGTGGCCGAGGTGGTCGCCTCCGGCCGGCTCGCCCGGCGGGGCATCCTGCGCCCACCGGGACGCGCCGACCGGGCGGCCGTCGCCGAGGCACTGCACGCCGTCGGCCTGGCCGACCGGGCGAAGGACCCGGTGGCGACCCTCTCCGGCGGGCAGCAGCAACGCACCCTGATCGCCCGCGCCCTGGCCGGCCAGCCCGAGTTGCTGGTCCTCGACGAGCCGACGGCCGGGGTGGACGTGGTCAGCCAGGAGGCGTTCGCCGGGGCGCTGCGCGGCTTCGCCGACGCCGGAGGCACGGTACTGCTCGTCGCCCACGAACTCGGCCCGCTCCGGCCGCTGATCAGCCGCGCGGTCGTCGTACACCAGGGGGTCGTTGCGCACGACGGCGCGGTGCCGGATCCGGCCGGTCACCACGCGGCACCGGACCACGACCACGTGCACCCGCACGGTCCCGAGGAGCCCGCCGGGCTGTGGAGCACACCGTGA
- a CDS encoding C39 family peptidase produces MRTDIFRKAALTAAGLAFTGGAIAGPVTAAYAADDRPTAQTQARHADRKPGGERQLNVRYEAQPNFYYCGPAAARNALSVQGKNIDVHAMAKEMGTTEAGTDSINDITPVLNKETGKDIYKSVEIRDTKADRKQTDKLREDIVRTIDDGHAVVANIAGTATDTDGRTHSFEGGHYISVVGYRDGGETVTIADSADPNTASYQMSVDALADWIATRGYSATS; encoded by the coding sequence ATGCGTACCGACATCTTTCGCAAGGCTGCCCTGACCGCTGCCGGCCTCGCCTTCACCGGCGGCGCCATCGCCGGCCCCGTCACCGCCGCCTACGCGGCCGACGACCGGCCCACGGCGCAGACGCAGGCCCGGCACGCCGACCGCAAGCCCGGCGGCGAGCGCCAGCTCAACGTGCGGTACGAGGCCCAGCCGAACTTCTACTACTGCGGCCCCGCCGCGGCCCGTAACGCGCTGAGCGTGCAGGGCAAGAACATCGACGTGCACGCCATGGCCAAGGAGATGGGCACCACCGAGGCCGGCACCGACTCGATCAACGACATCACCCCGGTGCTGAACAAGGAGACCGGCAAGGACATCTACAAGTCGGTGGAGATCCGCGACACCAAGGCCGACCGCAAGCAGACCGACAAGCTGCGCGAGGACATCGTCCGCACCATCGACGACGGCCACGCCGTGGTCGCCAACATCGCCGGCACCGCCACCGACACCGACGGCCGCACCCACTCCTTCGAGGGCGGGCACTACATCAGCGTCGTCGGTTACCGGGACGGCGGCGAGACCGTCACGATCGCCGACTCCGCCGACCCGAACACCGCCTCCTACCAGATGAGCGTGGACGCGCTCGCCGACTGGATCGCCACCCGCGGTTACAGCGCCACCAGCTGA
- a CDS encoding DUF6328 family protein, with product MSKETEKQRWQRNFADLLQELRVAQTGVQILFAFLLTLPFSAGFDDTTPFQRDVYIVALLAAAGATAMIISPVAFHRALFRQGRKPELVRFAHRMASGGLAFMLVAMVSSVLLITDFVLDRPIAFLLSAVTGLWFLTFWLVLPFSRRSWGDEDIDDDEDPSGLDQG from the coding sequence GTGTCGAAGGAAACCGAGAAGCAGCGGTGGCAGCGCAACTTCGCCGACCTGCTGCAAGAGTTGCGGGTCGCCCAGACCGGCGTGCAGATCCTCTTCGCCTTCCTGCTGACCCTGCCGTTCAGCGCCGGTTTCGACGACACCACCCCGTTCCAGCGTGACGTCTACATCGTGGCGTTGCTCGCGGCGGCCGGCGCCACCGCGATGATCATTTCTCCGGTGGCGTTCCACCGCGCACTCTTCCGGCAGGGGCGCAAGCCGGAACTGGTCCGCTTCGCCCACCGGATGGCCAGCGGCGGGCTCGCGTTCATGCTTGTCGCGATGGTCAGCTCGGTACTGCTGATCACCGATTTTGTGCTGGACCGGCCGATCGCCTTCCTGCTCAGCGCGGTCACCGGGCTCTGGTTCCTGACCTTCTGGCTGGTCCTGCCCTTCTCCCGACGCAGCTGGGGCGACGAGGACATCGACGACGACGAGGATCCGAGCGGCTTGGACCAGGGCTGA
- a CDS encoding antibiotic biosynthesis monooxygenase, translating into MLVTNRFVVDEADAEAFTGRAHAALAALAARPGYLRGQLVRALDDPRHWCLVTEWESVGTYRRALGGFDVKVTAVPLLAESLDEPSAYEALATAAPDGDVVVVASDRAVGPYR; encoded by the coding sequence GTGCTGGTGACCAACCGGTTCGTGGTCGACGAAGCGGACGCCGAGGCGTTCACCGGCCGGGCCCACGCGGCGCTCGCGGCGCTCGCCGCCCGACCCGGCTACCTGCGCGGTCAGTTGGTCCGGGCGCTGGACGACCCCCGACACTGGTGCCTGGTCACCGAGTGGGAGTCGGTCGGCACCTACCGTCGGGCCCTCGGTGGCTTCGATGTCAAGGTCACCGCGGTGCCGCTGCTCGCCGAGAGCCTCGACGAGCCGTCCGCGTACGAGGCGTTGGCCACCGCCGCGCCGGACGGAGACGTGGTGGTGGTCGCCAGCGATCGGGCTGTGGGTCCTTACCGGTGA